A region from the Rhodamnia argentea isolate NSW1041297 chromosome 7, ASM2092103v1, whole genome shotgun sequence genome encodes:
- the LOC115749694 gene encoding NAC domain-containing protein 2-like, which produces MNGYPIGFRFRPSEDDLFFHYLTKKVEGESEAIPPFMPEVDIYCDEDPWEIFDANSRESFYIFTRLKMIKSRVKRTAGSGTWSNGNKREIMDGQGKVVGYNKLFTFKLSAGNEKMENGRWTMHEYSMNGQENPLSNYS; this is translated from the exons ATGAATGGGTATCCGATCGGTTTCCGTTTTCGCCCGTCCGAGGACGACCTCTTCTTCCATTACCTCACGAAGAAGGTGGAAGGGGAATCAGAGGCCATCCCTCCGTTCATGCCCGAGGTCGACATTTACTGTGACGAAGACCCTTGGGAGATCTTCGACGCGAATTCGAGGGAAAGCTTCTACATCTTCACTAGGTTAAAGATGATTAAGTCTAGGGTGAAGAGGACCGCCGGTTCCGGGACTTGGAGCAATGGGAATAAGCGAGAAATCATGGACGGTCAAGGCAAGGTCGTCGGCTACAACAAGCTGTTCACATTTAAGTTATCGGCAGGAAACGAGAAGATGGAGAACGGACGTTGGACCATGCACGAGTACTCTATGAATGGTCAAGAG AATCCTTTATCAAATTATTCTTGA